GAAGACAGAGTCTGATCCTCAAAACCAGGGTGGGACAACCCATGAGTCCAAACCTGTTGGCCTAAAATGGGCCCACCCTATTCCAGTTCCTGAGACAGGCTGTGTTCTTGTTGCCACTGAAAAGCTTGATGGGATTCGTACCTTTGAGAGAACTGTTGTTCTCCTTCTCAGGTCTGGAACGAGGCATCCACAAGAGGGCCCATTTGGAATAGTCATCAACCGCCCACTTCACAAAAGGATCAAGCACATGAAACCTACGAATAATGAACTAGCTACCACTTTTGCCGATTGTTCATTGCATTTTGGTGGACCTCTGGAAGCCAGcatgtttcttttgaaaacgGGGCAGTCTAAACTTTCTGGGTTTGAAGAGGTAATCCCTGGCCTATCTTTTGGAGCTCGAAACAGTTTGGATGAAGCTGCAGGGCTAGTGAAGAAAGGGGTGCTTAAGCCTCAggatttcaaattctttgttgGTTATGCCGGATGGCAGCTGGATCAATTGAGAGAGGAGATCGAATCAGATTACTGGTATGTTGCTGCCTGTAGCTCTGATTTGATCTGTGGTGCATCGTCAGTTTCATCATCAGAAAGTTTATGGGAGGAAATTTTGCAACTAATGGGCGGCCACTATTCGGAATTGAGCCGGAAGCCGAAGCAAGATCTGTAGGTACATTTTAGCTTAATGGTTTCacaagaattaaaattatatatcatttaagaTATAGAACTGAAGTATCTGTGAAGCCAAATGTACAGAAATTTCACTGGCTTTTTTAGTCAGTAGATctctttttcatgtttttccaACATAAGAAGTTTGCTAGTTAATAGCTCTTGTACGTAATACTACTTATTATCTGATTATGCTAATTAAAAATCTTTGTCTCAGTTAGGCAATTATCTTGAATGCTTCCTGGAGTCAAATGAGGTACGTTGATAGCATTGAAATGAAGATCAGGCAATAATGTATTTGAAGACTGAAGTGAGTTTTGGGGATAATGAAAATGTGGATAGGAATCAAATTTACTCAATTTAACAGAGCTGAGATTGGAACATTCTTCAAGAGtattaagaaataataataaacactAATTTCTCATAATTAAGTTTTTCTAACAggaacaaaacaacaaaattagtTGGCATAACCTCGAATTTGATTAATCTTTTTGTGGTAAATATGATTTTCCATCTTACACATTTTTTGGAATAAGGAATTAGAGCCCTTCCCCTATACAAAGTAAATTTTCCCAACCATGTGGTGCAAAACACTGataattgaagaaaatttatgaaGAAACTCTTATTGTTTTATCACTTCcagaacattttttttttgtttaccgCAAAAGAATCTCAAAAATACCTTTCAGGATAGACCAATTCAATCATTCATTGTGCGTCCATGGCATGTTGCTCTCCCTAGTATGAAAAACACAAGCAAAGACGCTTACACTGGGGAGATCAGCTGCTTTTCCCTGAAATATTAGTTGAATTTCCAGGAGGGTACCATGTTTACAAGGCAGCAGAGTAAAGAGTTCTTGAGAATCACTGGGCATATCTTCCACGATTGTATGTCTGATCACGAACCTCATTGTTTTTGTTGGTTCCAGACTTCTCAACACGAGCTTTACGAACCGCCTGTTGGATTTGTCTCTCATGCTCTTTTAGTATGTCATCCATGTTTGCTCCAGGAGGCATCAACGGTCCAGAGTACTGAATCCTGTTTTTCTTTGGTACATACCCCTGGCATAACAGAAACGCATTTCATATATAGAGAACTAGGAATTGGACAATAAACACATAGCTTAATGACAATGTATCGATGTAGGTGGGAAGTGGTTGGTGCAGAGGGTGCATTCATTAGGTTTCATGTCACAGTACACTTTGCATATGATTTTCGAGTATAACAAAGCAGGCAAAGAGGACAGAAAAGTTAGATAAGTTGATTACCATAACAGGTTCTCGAGTGAAAACTCTATCATTACTTCTAAGCGAAGCATCTGCCTGAGGATGTTGAGATCTCTCCGACCTCAATTCTGCACCAATTCTGTTAGAAGCATTCTTATTCCGAGTGGCAATAGGGTGAACAACTGAGCTAGTTTGATAGTAACCCTTCCGCATATGTCCCCCGGGTGGGTCAATTGGAAAACCAGCCCCAGCATCATCCTGTGAATTGTACTTGTGTCTGGTGCTTAAGGTTTTTGATTGTCCCTGAGCCATGAATTCTGGTCTATGCGAATCTCTTGACATCTGTCTAATGGATTCGGGTTCACATCTTTTTGCAGGATCTTCCCTTTGCCTAAAATCAAAGCAGAGGAGGCATATGTGACAATGTGTTTATTGTATACTGCTGGTATCTTTCCAAAATGAAAACGTATAATTTTCCTAGGCTCCAGAAATAAGTTGACAGCAATATCATGGGCTTATGTTCCAACCTTGACAAATAATTATAGAACATATAATAGCTGAACTACTATAGCCTATCACTTCGCAAATTAGTGTGTTAGTAATTTCTGAAGAGTTGagatttttcaaatgttgaGTGTCTTGAATAATACCTTTTTTCTGCCATGTTACGACGCCTTGCATCAAGTTCCTTGCTCGGTGGATATTTTGGCATATTTGATGGATCGCAAGGGAGTGGTTCTGTTGTGAAGAACTGGAGTAAAATTAAAcacaaaccaaattcaaatttcaagaaCATTAATGTACTTCATATATGTTTAATCAGCAAAGAACAAAAGAACaaaatccaacaaataaaaCAGATACTTCAAATGTTCTTCCCAAAATGCATTTTTAGGATTCAACTTCAAGGCATACGGAGACAGACTTATATACTGCAGGtgttatacttaaaaattaaaataaaaaatctcttatagtgtcaaaaaaacaaaagggttTCAACATGGCTTGCTATAGCCATGTTGAAAGTTAAATTGAATCCTGTAATTCACTGAATAAAAATAAGCAGATCAATCACTTGAATGATTTGTGCACTACAAAGGGAAGCCTAATAAATGATCATTCGAGCTATGGAGTTATCATCACACTACTAGAAGTAAGCTTGTGACAAGAGATAGAACGATCAGAAAAGACTCACAGCATCATTATTCTAAAACATTGGTATTGCCATCATTGAGACCTTATTTTCCCACGATAACATCACACACAACTTTTAATGCTTGTTCATTCTATGATATGAACCGTATGATAACAATGTGGTCAAAGATCAAGTCTAATTTAACAAGATATTAATGTTAAAAGTCACTTTTGAGCATCCAATATATCTGTAAGTAAACTTTATGTTACCTCACAATTTAGCGCTGAAGTAGCTGATCCCCGATCTTCAGGTTCCATTGAAAGAAGTTTATCAACTAGAGACAATGCTGAATGAGGGAAATTTCTGAACGTTTCAGAAAGGCGACGCTTGTAAGGCTGTTGAGGTTTGAAACTAGTTGCAtcaacatattttcttttctgccAGTACTTGTCAGAGGGTGAACCGCAAAGCTTAAAGATCTTATGCATTTGCTCCACCTATCAatgaataaatcaaaattattttatcatctccatttgaatatttattcatgaataccttaatataattatcaatatgacaacagaaaacaaaatagGAAAGAACAGTAAAAGCAATAAATGGAAATCAATCCAAAACAAATTTCAGAGAGAAAAGAAAC
This is a stretch of genomic DNA from Mangifera indica cultivar Alphonso chromosome 11, CATAS_Mindica_2.1, whole genome shotgun sequence. It encodes these proteins:
- the LOC123229470 gene encoding UPF0301 protein Cpar_0662-like, with protein sequence MDLWTVQVKNTSLTPVWMMRNLKPSSGNLGKVGVFEIRLLKTRVVSSSNVYHHSLLVKAMAKKNHDNPSGNGDREGDNLKRNNSSDNNKSNDTASQKSYGINLDWREFRANLFAREQVEKTESDPQNQGGTTHESKPVGLKWAHPIPVPETGCVLVATEKLDGIRTFERTVVLLLRSGTRHPQEGPFGIVINRPLHKRIKHMKPTNNELATTFADCSLHFGGPLEASMFLLKTGQSKLSGFEEVIPGLSFGARNSLDEAAGLVKKGVLKPQDFKFFVGYAGWQLDQLREEIESDYWYVAACSSDLICGASSVSSSESLWEEILQLMGGHYSELSRKPKQDL